One window of Mauremys reevesii isolate NIE-2019 linkage group 4, ASM1616193v1, whole genome shotgun sequence genomic DNA carries:
- the SLC35C1 gene encoding GDP-fucose transporter 1 isoform X1, translated as MNRTQLKRSGILRMALSGSSDPLLQREEGGSGSGSRETPFLLKALQIALVVSLYWFISITMVFLNKYLLDSPSLRLDTPLFVTFYQCAVTVFFCKALSLLASCCPLGYLDFPSIRMDLKVSRSILPLSVVFISMITFNNLCLKYVGVAFYNVGRSLTTVFNVLLSYLLLKQTTSLYALIACGVIIGGFWLGIDQEGAEGTLSWAGIIFGILASLCVSLNAIYTKKVLPAVDGSIWRLTFYNNMNACVLFLPLMLLLGEFHTLYHFDKLGNPGFWGMMTLGGVLGFAIGYVTGLQIKFTSPLTHNVSGTAKACAQTVLAVCYYEETKSFLWWTSNMMVLGGSFAYTWVKGLEMKKAQEESTPKTGEKNETGV; from the exons ATGAACAGGACGCAGCTGAAGCGCTCTGGGATCCTCAGGATGGCTCTGAGTGGCTCCTCCGACCCCCTGCTGCAGCGGGAGGAGGGTGGCAGTGGCAGCGGCAGCAGGGAGACCCCCTTCCTGTTGAAGGCTCTCCAGATCGCCTTGGTAGTCTCTCTCTACTGGTTCATCTCCATCACCATGGTCTTCCTCAACAAGTACCTCCTGGACAGCCCCTCGCTGCGCCTCGACACCCCGCTCTTTGTCACCTTCTATCAGTGTGCTGTCACCGTCTTCTTCTGCAAGGCCCTCAGCCTGCTGGCCTCCTGCTGCCCACTGGGCTACCTGGACTTCCCCTCCATCCGCATGGACCTCAAGGTGTCCCGCAGCATCCTGCCCCTCTCTGTGGTCTTCATCAGCATGATCACCTTCAACAACCTGTGCCTCAAATACGTTGGCGTGGCCTTCTACAATGTGGGGCGCTCGCTCACCACTGTCTTCAATGTCCTGCTCTCCTACCTGCTCCTCAAGCAAACCACTTCCCTGTATGCCCTGATAGCCTGTGGGGTCATTATAG GTGGATTCTGGCTGGGCATAGACCAAGAGGGAGCAGAGGGCACTCTGTCATGGGCTGGCATAATCTTTGGGATCCTGGCAAGTCTCTGTGTCTCACTCAATGCCATCTACACCAAGAAAGTGCTGCCTGCCGTGGATGGCAGCATCTGGCGCCTGACCTTCTACAACAATATGAATGCCTGTGTCCTATTCTTGCCCCTTATGCTGCTGCTCGGTGAGTTCCACACCCTCTACCATTTCGACAAGCTGGGGAACCCTGGTTTCTGGGGCATGATGACCCTGGGAggagtgcttggctttgcaatCGGTTATGTGACGGGACTCCAGATCAAGTTCACCAGCCCACTCACCCACAATGTGTCTGGGACGGCCAAGGCCTGTGCCCAGACAGTGCTGGCTGTCTGCTACTACGAGGAGACCAAAAGCTTCCTATGGTGGACGAGCAACATGATGGTTCTAGGAGGCTCCTTTGCCTACACATGGGTAAAAGGGCTGGAGATGAAGAAGGCACAGGAGGAATCCACTCCAAAAACAGGCGAGAAAAATGAGACTGGCGTCTAG
- the SLC35C1 gene encoding GDP-fucose transporter 1 isoform X2: MALSGSSDPLLQREEGGSGSGSRETPFLLKALQIALVVSLYWFISITMVFLNKYLLDSPSLRLDTPLFVTFYQCAVTVFFCKALSLLASCCPLGYLDFPSIRMDLKVSRSILPLSVVFISMITFNNLCLKYVGVAFYNVGRSLTTVFNVLLSYLLLKQTTSLYALIACGVIIGGFWLGIDQEGAEGTLSWAGIIFGILASLCVSLNAIYTKKVLPAVDGSIWRLTFYNNMNACVLFLPLMLLLGEFHTLYHFDKLGNPGFWGMMTLGGVLGFAIGYVTGLQIKFTSPLTHNVSGTAKACAQTVLAVCYYEETKSFLWWTSNMMVLGGSFAYTWVKGLEMKKAQEESTPKTGEKNETGV, encoded by the exons ATGGCTCTGAGTGGCTCCTCCGACCCCCTGCTGCAGCGGGAGGAGGGTGGCAGTGGCAGCGGCAGCAGGGAGACCCCCTTCCTGTTGAAGGCTCTCCAGATCGCCTTGGTAGTCTCTCTCTACTGGTTCATCTCCATCACCATGGTCTTCCTCAACAAGTACCTCCTGGACAGCCCCTCGCTGCGCCTCGACACCCCGCTCTTTGTCACCTTCTATCAGTGTGCTGTCACCGTCTTCTTCTGCAAGGCCCTCAGCCTGCTGGCCTCCTGCTGCCCACTGGGCTACCTGGACTTCCCCTCCATCCGCATGGACCTCAAGGTGTCCCGCAGCATCCTGCCCCTCTCTGTGGTCTTCATCAGCATGATCACCTTCAACAACCTGTGCCTCAAATACGTTGGCGTGGCCTTCTACAATGTGGGGCGCTCGCTCACCACTGTCTTCAATGTCCTGCTCTCCTACCTGCTCCTCAAGCAAACCACTTCCCTGTATGCCCTGATAGCCTGTGGGGTCATTATAG GTGGATTCTGGCTGGGCATAGACCAAGAGGGAGCAGAGGGCACTCTGTCATGGGCTGGCATAATCTTTGGGATCCTGGCAAGTCTCTGTGTCTCACTCAATGCCATCTACACCAAGAAAGTGCTGCCTGCCGTGGATGGCAGCATCTGGCGCCTGACCTTCTACAACAATATGAATGCCTGTGTCCTATTCTTGCCCCTTATGCTGCTGCTCGGTGAGTTCCACACCCTCTACCATTTCGACAAGCTGGGGAACCCTGGTTTCTGGGGCATGATGACCCTGGGAggagtgcttggctttgcaatCGGTTATGTGACGGGACTCCAGATCAAGTTCACCAGCCCACTCACCCACAATGTGTCTGGGACGGCCAAGGCCTGTGCCCAGACAGTGCTGGCTGTCTGCTACTACGAGGAGACCAAAAGCTTCCTATGGTGGACGAGCAACATGATGGTTCTAGGAGGCTCCTTTGCCTACACATGGGTAAAAGGGCTGGAGATGAAGAAGGCACAGGAGGAATCCACTCCAAAAACAGGCGAGAAAAATGAGACTGGCGTCTAG